Proteins from one Brevibacillus humidisoli genomic window:
- a CDS encoding TIGR00341 family protein, whose translation MGPVIALAFASVLGDFRMAFRSFVTIATGGLLVLALSIAGGTMVGVPQYSQEFTARTTVDMYDLVLALSAGAAGAISMLKRFSGALVGVMVSVALLPPVVVLGMTLGAAMWYEAYEAMLLLFVNISSILLSAVIVFIISGIRPVEQEQAERAFVSRMYALLLIGVIVLLLVLAMIYSHPWSYTAEPDAVIRTGYDHEIIFRQAWRDPSAILGTYRGVGKHQLKRLQEMERET comes from the coding sequence TTGGGACCGGTTATTGCGCTGGCGTTTGCCTCTGTCCTCGGTGATTTTCGAATGGCTTTTCGTTCATTTGTGACCATCGCCACGGGTGGGCTGCTGGTTCTGGCACTGTCGATTGCAGGGGGAACGATGGTCGGGGTTCCACAGTACAGCCAGGAGTTTACCGCACGGACGACAGTCGATATGTACGATTTGGTGTTGGCCTTGTCTGCCGGGGCAGCGGGTGCCATCTCTATGCTGAAACGATTTTCTGGTGCTTTGGTCGGGGTGATGGTCTCGGTCGCTCTGCTGCCGCCCGTGGTCGTGCTTGGAATGACGCTGGGGGCAGCGATGTGGTATGAAGCGTATGAAGCGATGCTGCTGCTGTTCGTCAATATCAGCAGCATCCTGTTGTCTGCGGTGATCGTATTTATCATCTCCGGAATTCGCCCTGTTGAGCAGGAGCAGGCCGAGCGGGCCTTCGTCTCAAGAATGTATGCATTGCTTCTGATCGGTGTCATCGTTCTGCTGCTCGTACTGGCGATGATATACAGCCATCCATGGAGTTACACCGCTGAGCCAGATGCAGTCATCCGGACTGGCTATGATCATGAAATCATATTTCGACAGGCATGGAGAGATCCTTCAGCTATACTTGGTACATACAGAGGTGTCGGTAAACATCAGTTGAAGAGATTGCAAGAAATGGAGAGAGAAACATGA
- a CDS encoding dihydrolipoamide acetyltransferase family protein: MAAEVIMPKLGMSMKEGTVTAWKKQVGDQVSKGDGVVEISSEKIEMEVEAPADGVLLHIAVAEGGTVPYGTVLGYIGQPGEKIEKTEQASDSGKAGQAAGESGSAGEKTAEAATGQEQSASAPAAKKASVGGLKISPVARKMAEEAGLPLDSVVGTGPQGRITKEDVEKALAAREQSTETAPADTASVAAQESVEITPVAGMRKVIATRMHESLQQSAQLTITMKADVTELLQLQKQLTAEVQKRYEKKLTVTDFIARAVVLSLGSHKQINSAYLDDRIETYGHIHLGIAVALEKGLMVPVIRHAEQLSLIQLSNAIKLVGERARSNQLSSVELKGSTFTITNLGAYGVEFFTPVLNPPEAGILGVGAIEDAAVYRGGEWQQRSLLPLSLTFDHRVLDGAPAAQFLGTIKRYLEEPYSLLL, translated from the coding sequence ATGGCAGCGGAAGTAATCATGCCGAAACTGGGGATGTCCATGAAAGAAGGGACTGTGACCGCCTGGAAAAAGCAGGTCGGTGACCAGGTGTCCAAGGGAGACGGCGTCGTCGAGATCAGTTCCGAAAAAATTGAAATGGAAGTAGAGGCACCGGCAGACGGCGTTTTGCTCCACATTGCAGTAGCGGAAGGGGGAACCGTTCCCTATGGAACCGTACTCGGCTACATCGGACAACCTGGCGAAAAAATAGAGAAAACCGAACAGGCGTCGGATAGCGGAAAGGCGGGGCAAGCGGCTGGCGAGAGCGGTAGCGCAGGAGAAAAGACAGCGGAGGCTGCCACAGGCCAAGAACAGTCTGCATCGGCACCCGCAGCCAAGAAAGCCAGCGTCGGCGGTCTCAAAATCTCGCCTGTTGCCAGAAAAATGGCGGAAGAAGCAGGGCTGCCGCTCGACTCCGTCGTGGGAACGGGTCCGCAAGGCCGCATCACGAAAGAGGATGTAGAAAAGGCACTTGCAGCTAGAGAACAATCAACTGAGACGGCGCCTGCGGATACGGCTTCTGTCGCAGCCCAGGAATCTGTGGAGATCACTCCGGTTGCCGGCATGCGAAAAGTGATCGCCACCCGCATGCACGAAAGCTTGCAGCAAAGCGCGCAGCTGACTATTACGATGAAAGCGGATGTGACGGAACTGCTGCAATTGCAAAAACAACTGACGGCAGAAGTGCAAAAACGATATGAAAAGAAACTGACCGTCACCGATTTTATCGCTCGTGCCGTCGTGCTTTCACTGGGGAGCCACAAGCAGATCAACAGTGCTTACCTCGACGATCGGATTGAAACGTACGGCCACATCCACCTTGGGATCGCAGTCGCGCTGGAGAAAGGCTTGATGGTGCCAGTGATTCGTCACGCCGAACAGCTTTCGCTGATCCAATTGTCGAATGCGATCAAATTGGTAGGCGAGCGTGCTCGCAGCAACCAGCTGAGCAGTGTAGAATTGAAAGGCTCTACCTTCACCATTACTAACTTGGGCGCATACGGCGTAGAGTTTTTCACTCCAGTCTTAAATCCGCCAGAGGCGGGGATTCTCGGTGTCGGCGCGATCGAGGATGCCGCTGTTTATCGGGGAGGGGAATGGCAGCAGCGCAGCCTGCTTCCGCTCAGTCTCACGTTTGATCATCGGGTACTGGACGGGGCCCCGGCGGCTCAATTCCTCGGAACGATCAAACGTTATCTGGAGGAACCGTACAGCTTGTTATTGTAA
- a CDS encoding DMT family transporter: protein MNPIMYMGLVLLTTSLMGSSFTVGKMGLAYMSPLLLAGCRFTLAGLLMAVWVMKRPLPASAPDWARICLIGFFQTAGVMGCIFLSLRTITAGESSILTFINPLLVVIWGTLFLGTRYRFSQWLGVLIGCVGVAVTLGLHLQWKAGTILGLGSAVCWSIATILIKVWGDRFDVWVLTAYQMLFGGLLLLVAGATLEPTKLTITPASMLIVLYLAIMASIVQFAVWFYLLHRGDPGRTSAFLFLAPFFGVLSGWMILGEVVEWYVYVGGLLIFIGIFLVNWTAAGQRQNSRSAANMTGR, encoded by the coding sequence ATGAATCCTATCATGTACATGGGTCTCGTTCTGTTGACCACTTCGCTTATGGGTTCCTCCTTTACCGTTGGCAAGATGGGGTTGGCCTACATGTCCCCGCTTCTGTTGGCGGGATGCCGCTTCACGCTGGCCGGCCTGTTGATGGCAGTCTGGGTGATGAAACGACCATTGCCTGCTTCTGCCCCTGATTGGGCGAGAATTTGTCTGATCGGCTTCTTTCAAACAGCTGGTGTAATGGGCTGTATCTTTTTAAGTCTGCGGACCATCACGGCTGGGGAGAGTTCCATCCTCACCTTTATCAATCCACTTCTGGTCGTCATTTGGGGTACGCTGTTTCTCGGAACCAGATACCGCTTCAGCCAATGGCTGGGGGTTCTGATTGGATGCGTCGGGGTAGCGGTTACCCTTGGGCTTCATCTGCAGTGGAAAGCGGGAACCATCCTGGGGCTGGGCTCCGCGGTTTGCTGGTCAATCGCCACCATTTTGATTAAGGTGTGGGGGGATCGATTTGACGTGTGGGTGTTGACGGCTTATCAGATGTTGTTTGGTGGTCTGCTGTTGCTTGTGGCAGGGGCAACCCTAGAGCCAACGAAGCTGACCATCACCCCAGCATCTATGTTGATCGTTCTCTATCTTGCCATCATGGCCTCCATTGTTCAGTTTGCCGTGTGGTTTTACTTGTTGCACCGAGGTGATCCCGGCAGGACCAGCGCGTTTCTCTTTTTAGCCCCGTTTTTTGGAGTGCTCTCGGGCTGGATGATACTGGGCGAAGTGGTGGAGTGGTATGTATACGTGGGGGGACTGCTTATATTCATCGGGATCTTTCTGGTCAATTGGACAGCTGCGGGGCAGAGGCAGAACAGCCGGAGTGCCGCTAACATGACCGGCCGTTGA
- a CDS encoding flavin monoamine oxidase family protein: protein MLSNMNPSTLHQMIKMIQNGLGKTHFPKKIIIVGAGMAGLVAASLLKEAGHQVIILEASDRVGGRVYTLRSPFTEGRYLDAGAMRIPHFHYLTLAYIQKFGLPINLFINSTPRDPLYVNGIKTRRMEYERNPDILRFPVAPEERGKTASVLVDYATNPVVRLINQYPQHYWEIVKAFDMYSMDLYLSCNPYHRSLSVGAIDMIKVLLAVEGFPELAFLEILRELLIFQPQTRFYEITGGNDQLPKSFLPQLKENILFRHRLRKIIQQPDRVIIQSTHTSTSQSVEITGNVAIITIPFTLLNLVEVDPYDAFSYHKWKAIHQLHYVGASKIGIQFENRFWEEQGIYGGQAVTDLPIRFAYYPSHGFGDRGGVVLASYTWEDDTAPWNALSDQDRVQQALENLAVIHGNQIRGEFVTGTSYSWAQSPFAAGAFAMFKPGQETELSPYLSVPEGSIYFAGEHTSHYRGWIQGAVESGIRVAQQVNNLPQTLLAE from the coding sequence ATGCTAAGCAACATGAATCCTTCGACACTCCATCAGATGATCAAGATGATCCAGAATGGGTTGGGAAAGACACATTTCCCGAAAAAAATCATCATTGTTGGAGCAGGCATGGCTGGACTGGTCGCCGCTTCACTGCTAAAAGAAGCTGGTCACCAGGTGATCATCCTGGAAGCATCTGATCGTGTCGGGGGACGTGTTTACACGCTGCGGTCTCCTTTTACGGAGGGTCGCTACCTCGATGCTGGAGCTATGCGGATTCCCCATTTCCATTACCTTACTTTGGCCTACATTCAGAAATTCGGCCTGCCCATTAACCTATTTATCAACAGCACTCCCCGTGATCCACTGTATGTGAACGGAATCAAGACCCGACGGATGGAGTATGAACGCAATCCGGACATCCTCCGGTTTCCAGTCGCCCCCGAGGAACGCGGAAAAACGGCAAGCGTACTGGTGGATTATGCCACGAATCCAGTCGTCCGTCTGATCAACCAATACCCGCAGCATTATTGGGAGATCGTGAAAGCCTTTGATATGTACTCGATGGATTTGTATCTGAGCTGCAATCCCTATCACCGCTCCCTATCTGTCGGTGCAATCGACATGATTAAGGTGCTACTGGCCGTAGAGGGGTTCCCGGAACTGGCCTTCCTCGAGATACTGAGAGAGCTCCTCATCTTCCAACCTCAAACGCGATTTTATGAGATCACGGGTGGGAATGATCAACTCCCGAAATCGTTTCTTCCTCAATTGAAAGAGAACATCCTCTTCCGACATAGGCTGAGGAAAATCATCCAGCAGCCGGATAGAGTAATAATCCAAAGTACACATACGAGTACCTCGCAATCTGTTGAGATCACCGGCAACGTTGCCATCATCACCATCCCGTTCACATTATTGAACCTGGTAGAGGTTGATCCCTACGATGCGTTTTCCTACCACAAATGGAAAGCGATCCACCAACTTCACTATGTTGGCGCCTCAAAAATTGGGATTCAGTTTGAAAACAGGTTCTGGGAGGAGCAGGGGATATACGGTGGGCAGGCCGTAACCGATTTGCCGATTCGCTTCGCCTATTACCCCAGTCATGGGTTTGGAGATCGCGGCGGAGTCGTCCTGGCCAGCTATACGTGGGAAGATGACACTGCGCCTTGGAATGCACTCAGTGATCAGGATCGTGTACAGCAAGCATTGGAGAATCTCGCTGTGATTCACGGGAATCAAATCCGCGGAGAATTCGTCACTGGAACATCCTATAGTTGGGCACAGTCTCCGTTTGCGGCAGGAGCTTTTGCCATGTTTAAACCAGGACAGGAGACAGAATTGTCTCCTTATCTCTCCGTACCGGAAGGCAGCATCTATTTTGCCGGCGAGCATACCTCCCATTATCGGGGGTGGATCCAGGGTGCGGTGGAATCCGGTATACGGGTAGCCCAACAAGTAAATAACCTGCCGCAAACGCTGCTTGCCGAGTGA
- a CDS encoding 2,3-butanediol dehydrogenase translates to MKAARWHGIRDVRVEEVPEPQIQPGMVKIRVAWCGICGTDLHEYLAGPIFLPNEPHPLTNEIVPLVLGHEFSGEVIEVGQGVTNVEVGDRVTVEPILSCGKCMACKNGWYNVCDHIGFHGLSGGGGGFSEMTMVKAEMVHRLPAELTDEQAALIEPAAVALHAVRQSQLKAGDTCVVFGTGPIGLLVIQAARVAGASRIIGVEISEHRQRMALAFGAHDVFDPTKEDVVQAIQERTGGGADVCFEVTGMEQGLLSAIESARTNGQIVIVSIWEKPASIPPNQFVLKERQMKGVLGYRDIFPSVIQLIAEGRFQVDGLITKKIRLSDIQAGGFEELVKNKGHIKILVSPKPFASV, encoded by the coding sequence ATGAAAGCAGCACGATGGCATGGGATTCGCGATGTGCGGGTAGAGGAAGTGCCGGAACCGCAGATCCAACCAGGGATGGTCAAAATTCGTGTTGCCTGGTGCGGGATTTGCGGAACGGATTTGCACGAATATCTTGCCGGTCCGATCTTTTTACCCAATGAACCTCACCCGCTGACCAACGAAATCGTACCACTTGTCCTGGGTCACGAGTTTTCCGGTGAAGTGATCGAAGTGGGGCAAGGCGTCACCAACGTTGAGGTGGGAGATCGGGTTACGGTTGAGCCTATTTTGTCCTGCGGAAAATGTATGGCGTGTAAAAACGGTTGGTACAACGTCTGTGACCACATTGGCTTTCATGGATTAAGCGGCGGTGGCGGCGGCTTTTCCGAGATGACCATGGTAAAGGCGGAGATGGTGCACCGATTGCCCGCCGAGTTGACCGATGAACAGGCAGCTTTGATCGAACCGGCGGCCGTTGCCTTGCACGCAGTCAGGCAAAGTCAATTGAAAGCGGGGGACACCTGTGTCGTCTTCGGAACTGGACCGATTGGTCTGCTTGTGATTCAAGCGGCACGAGTGGCGGGAGCTAGCCGCATCATTGGTGTGGAAATATCGGAACACCGGCAAAGAATGGCCTTGGCATTTGGAGCACATGATGTCTTTGACCCAACGAAGGAAGACGTGGTGCAAGCGATTCAAGAGAGAACAGGTGGCGGCGCCGACGTCTGTTTTGAAGTGACGGGTATGGAGCAAGGATTGCTCAGTGCTATCGAGAGCGCTCGCACAAACGGCCAAATCGTCATCGTGAGCATTTGGGAGAAGCCAGCATCGATACCGCCCAATCAGTTTGTGCTCAAAGAGCGCCAAATGAAGGGAGTCCTCGGCTATCGGGATATTTTCCCTTCCGTCATTCAACTGATTGCAGAAGGAAGGTTTCAGGTTGATGGTTTGATCACGAAGAAAATCCGCTTATCTGATATTCAAGCAGGCGGGTTTGAGGAATTGGTAAAAAACAAGGGCCATATTAAAATCCTTGTTTCCCCTAAACCGTTTGCCTCTGTTTGA
- the lpdA gene encoding dihydrolipoyl dehydrogenase — MNTVGIIGGGPAGYVAAIAAARRGQRVILIEEKQLGGTCLNEGCIPTKSLLESAETYEKVKRAALFGIDLPEAEVAVNWNGVQDYKRQVMKKLVQGVGYLMKKNQIEVIQGKASFRSDRLLQVEKQDGEVQIEADRVIIAAGSEPIQLPFAPFDGEWVIHSGHAMSLPEVPASLLIVGGGVIGCEFASIYSRLGTKVTIVEMAEHILPGEDPDIAAVLQKQLAAFGVTIYTQAALQELQTETKTAFVQNGDGVEEIRAEYVLVSVGRKPRLQELGLDRIGVQYDRHGIQVNDSMQTSIPHIYACGDVVGGVQLAHVAFHEGETAALHASGIDRKVSYHAVPRCIYTWPEVAGVGLTERQARDQYGEIQIGEFSFSANGKALILHEAIGKVKVIVEPVYQQIVGMTIVGPRATELIGQGSVMLHTELTADTMEGFIAAHPTLSEAVWEALQNAIVQALHG; from the coding sequence GTGAATACGGTAGGAATCATCGGCGGCGGGCCGGCGGGATACGTAGCTGCGATTGCCGCGGCCCGCAGAGGTCAGCGAGTCATCCTGATCGAAGAAAAGCAGTTGGGCGGGACGTGTCTCAATGAAGGATGCATCCCGACGAAATCGCTGTTGGAAAGCGCGGAAACATACGAAAAGGTAAAACGCGCCGCACTGTTCGGAATCGATCTGCCAGAAGCAGAGGTGGCGGTAAACTGGAACGGCGTACAAGATTACAAGCGCCAAGTGATGAAGAAGCTTGTCCAAGGTGTCGGCTATTTAATGAAAAAGAATCAAATCGAAGTGATCCAGGGCAAGGCATCATTTCGAAGCGATCGACTGCTGCAGGTGGAGAAACAGGACGGGGAGGTGCAGATCGAGGCGGATCGCGTGATTATTGCAGCTGGTTCGGAACCGATTCAATTGCCGTTTGCCCCCTTTGACGGGGAATGGGTGATTCACAGCGGGCACGCGATGTCGCTGCCGGAGGTTCCCGCTTCTTTGCTGATCGTGGGGGGAGGAGTAATCGGCTGCGAGTTTGCCAGCATCTACAGCAGGTTGGGGACAAAGGTGACGATTGTGGAGATGGCCGAACACATCTTGCCGGGTGAGGACCCTGATATCGCCGCCGTGCTGCAAAAGCAGCTCGCTGCCTTTGGAGTGACCATCTATACTCAAGCGGCGTTACAAGAACTGCAGACCGAGACGAAAACAGCTTTTGTACAAAATGGAGATGGAGTGGAAGAGATACGGGCAGAGTATGTCTTGGTATCTGTTGGCCGGAAACCAAGACTGCAAGAACTAGGGTTGGATCGAATCGGTGTGCAGTACGACAGACATGGGATTCAGGTAAACGACTCGATGCAGACAAGCATTCCGCATATTTACGCCTGCGGAGATGTGGTTGGCGGCGTTCAGCTTGCCCATGTCGCATTTCATGAAGGGGAAACAGCCGCTCTGCATGCCAGCGGCATAGATAGAAAGGTGAGTTATCACGCCGTTCCCCGCTGTATCTATACGTGGCCGGAGGTGGCCGGTGTAGGGTTGACCGAGCGGCAGGCGAGGGATCAATACGGAGAGATTCAGATCGGCGAGTTTAGCTTTTCGGCTAATGGGAAAGCGTTAATTCTGCATGAGGCAATCGGCAAAGTGAAAGTGATCGTCGAGCCGGTGTATCAGCAAATCGTAGGCATGACCATCGTCGGACCGCGCGCGACAGAGTTGATCGGCCAGGGATCAGTTATGCTGCATACGGAATTGACGGCAGATACGATGGAAGGCTTCATAGCAGCCCATCCCACCCTTTCGGAAGCGGTCTGGGAGGCGCTACAAAACGCAATCGTTCAAGCGCTTCACGGTTAA